A genomic window from Halorubrum trapanicum includes:
- a CDS encoding alpha-glucosidase yields MTSGGDAADPDRSWWKESVVYQIYPRSFNDSDGDGIGDLRGITQKADYLDELGIDVVWLCPVYDSPQEDNGYDIRDYRAIDPEFGTMADWEALRDALHDRDIRLVMDLVVNHTSAEHEWFRRSRREEAGYEDYYHWREGPPDEPPNNWESFFGGSAWSYDDERGAWYLHLFHENQPDLNWRNPRVRESVTELIRWWLDKDVDGFRMDALNLLSKPAGYPDGDPEADVVGEEQFFNGPRLEEYLSEIVETTSGRDAMTVAEMSHTDVDTAASYLGDDGVGLGMLFQSAHMEVDAGPDGIWDPSGPREFDLPTFKRVMDRWQEGLRGRGWNAVFLGNHDQPRIVSRFGDDGEYRRESATLLATFLLTLSGTPYVYQGDEIGMTNAEFEGLDEIDDVETIGAVEALTRRDGVDSFADVAHLVNYWSRDHARTPMQWSDEAHAGFTDGDPWFPVNDNYGEINVEKERSREDSVWHYYRRLIELRHEADALVYGEYDLLLPDHPSIYAYTRTLGDERLLVVLNWSDAAATFEPEAIEREAIEPADVETLGGNYDESPTDPIGSTFRPYEAAVYRL; encoded by the coding sequence ATGACCTCCGGAGGGGACGCCGCGGACCCGGATCGGTCCTGGTGGAAGGAGAGCGTCGTCTACCAGATCTACCCGCGGAGCTTCAACGATTCCGACGGCGACGGGATCGGCGACCTCCGTGGGATCACGCAGAAGGCCGACTACCTCGACGAGCTGGGAATCGACGTCGTCTGGCTCTGTCCGGTGTACGACTCGCCGCAGGAGGACAACGGCTACGACATTCGGGACTACCGCGCGATCGACCCCGAGTTCGGCACGATGGCCGACTGGGAAGCGCTTCGAGACGCGCTTCACGACCGCGACATCCGCCTCGTGATGGACCTCGTCGTCAACCACACTTCCGCGGAACACGAGTGGTTCCGGCGGTCGCGACGCGAGGAAGCGGGGTACGAGGACTACTACCACTGGCGCGAGGGGCCGCCCGACGAGCCGCCGAACAACTGGGAGTCGTTCTTCGGCGGCTCGGCGTGGAGCTACGACGACGAGCGCGGCGCGTGGTACCTTCACCTCTTCCACGAGAACCAGCCGGACCTGAACTGGCGGAACCCTCGGGTCCGCGAGTCCGTCACGGAGCTGATCCGGTGGTGGCTGGACAAGGACGTCGACGGCTTCCGGATGGACGCCCTGAACCTCCTCTCGAAGCCGGCGGGGTATCCCGACGGCGACCCCGAGGCCGACGTCGTCGGGGAGGAACAGTTCTTCAACGGGCCGCGTCTGGAGGAGTATCTCAGCGAGATCGTCGAGACGACGTCCGGCCGCGACGCGATGACCGTCGCCGAGATGTCGCACACAGACGTCGACACCGCGGCGAGCTACCTCGGCGACGACGGGGTCGGACTGGGGATGCTCTTCCAGTCGGCGCACATGGAGGTCGACGCGGGCCCGGACGGAATCTGGGACCCGAGCGGCCCGCGGGAGTTCGACCTGCCGACGTTCAAGCGCGTGATGGACCGCTGGCAGGAGGGGCTGCGGGGTCGCGGATGGAACGCCGTCTTCCTCGGGAACCACGACCAGCCGCGGATCGTCTCCCGGTTCGGCGACGACGGCGAGTACCGGCGGGAGAGCGCGACGCTCCTGGCGACGTTCCTGCTGACGCTGAGCGGCACGCCGTACGTGTATCAGGGCGACGAGATCGGGATGACGAACGCCGAGTTCGAGGGCCTCGACGAGATCGACGACGTCGAGACGATCGGGGCGGTCGAGGCGCTCACCCGCCGCGACGGCGTCGACTCCTTCGCGGACGTCGCGCACCTCGTGAACTACTGGAGCCGGGACCACGCCCGGACGCCGATGCAGTGGTCCGACGAGGCGCACGCCGGCTTCACGGACGGCGACCCGTGGTTCCCGGTGAACGACAACTACGGCGAGATCAACGTCGAGAAAGAGCGGAGCCGCGAGGACTCCGTCTGGCACTACTACCGCCGACTGATCGAGCTCAGACACGAGGCGGACGCCCTCGTGTACGGCGAGTACGACCTCCTCCTGCCGGACCACCCCAGCATCTACGCGTACACGCGGACGCTCGGCGACGAGCGCCTGTTGGTCGTGCTCAACTGGTCTGACGCCGCCGCGACCTTCGAACCGGAAGCGATCGAACGGGAGGCGATCGAACCGGCCGACGTCGAGACCCTCGGGGGGAACTACGACGAGTCGCCGACCGACCCGATCGGAAGTACGTTCCGGCCGTACGAGGCCGCCGTGTACCGGCTCTGA
- a CDS encoding carbohydrate kinase, whose product MTREVLVAGETLIDFIPDRPGPLADVESFSKRAGGAPANVAVGLARLDRTPWFCTALADDPFGSHLAQVLDREGVPDDFVTEVPDSGTALAFVSHGEDADREFTFYRSETADRRLDTSVVGDDVLESVEVVVVGGVTLTVEPARSATFDLVERARDRDCRVFFDPNVRPELWETDPGPTVERMLSETDVLKVTREDLEGAGLPTTTAEVLAAGPDAVFLTEGSAGARLVTDEGSRWGAGEWHHPGYEIEDVVDTTGAGDAFSAGAIAGLVDGDDPDGILGFANAVAAASTKRRGAMAALPDREAVAELRDGE is encoded by the coding sequence ATGACGCGTGAAGTCCTTGTCGCCGGCGAGACCCTGATCGATTTCATTCCTGACCGCCCCGGACCGCTCGCGGACGTGGAGTCGTTCTCCAAGCGAGCGGGCGGCGCGCCGGCCAACGTGGCGGTCGGGCTGGCGCGGCTCGACCGGACGCCGTGGTTCTGTACCGCGCTCGCCGACGACCCGTTCGGTTCGCATCTCGCGCAGGTGCTCGACCGCGAGGGCGTTCCGGACGACTTCGTTACGGAGGTTCCGGACAGCGGGACGGCGCTGGCGTTCGTCTCGCACGGCGAGGACGCCGACCGCGAGTTCACCTTCTACCGCTCGGAGACGGCGGACAGGCGCCTCGACACGAGCGTCGTCGGCGACGATGTCCTCGAATCGGTCGAGGTCGTCGTCGTGGGGGGCGTCACGCTGACCGTCGAGCCGGCGCGATCGGCGACGTTCGACCTCGTCGAGCGGGCCCGCGACCGAGACTGCCGCGTCTTCTTCGACCCGAACGTCCGCCCCGAGCTGTGGGAGACGGATCCGGGGCCCACGGTCGAGCGGATGCTCTCCGAGACGGACGTCCTCAAAGTCACCCGCGAGGACCTCGAGGGAGCCGGGCTCCCGACGACGACCGCGGAGGTTCTCGCCGCCGGACCGGACGCGGTTTTCCTGACCGAGGGCAGCGCCGGCGCGCGGCTGGTCACCGACGAGGGCTCGCGGTGGGGCGCCGGCGAGTGGCACCACCCCGGATACGAGATCGAGGACGTCGTCGACACGACCGGCGCCGGTGACGCATTCTCCGCCGGGGCGATCGCGGGGCTCGTCGACGGCGACGACCCGGACGGTATCCTCGGGTTCGCCAACGCCGTCGCCGCCGCGTCGACGAAGCGCCGCGGTGCGATGGCCGCGCTTCCCGACCGGGAGGCCGTCGCGGAGCTGCGCGACGGGGAGTGA
- a CDS encoding TrmB family transcriptional regulator encodes MDADSLTETLENAGLSPYQAAVYVALLDLRTATATEIANESDIPTPRVYDVIDALAERGYVEKYEQGTIKVRAHSPAKVLEDLESRIDQLESATAEIEDRWEQPPLEKSTASIVKQFQTVLDRARLFIEQAETRVYVSVTAEQLEKLRDPLERAHERGVAVYILVNTDSTQDRPTVDSIAGICREARYRGLPAPFVASVDRQSACFSHHPDAVNQTGVLVNDEEYTFVFHWFFMTCLWEHGTPIYSEGQETLPIEYVDIRQLVREARPLFESEATVTVRVEGTDVSTGEPRTIAGTVEEVQSHVGDRESDTQVAGQVLMVVDTGTDRVSVGGWNAVVEDVEATRIVITDVADVDEYPSLRAGTEPAK; translated from the coding sequence ATGGACGCGGACTCCCTGACGGAGACGCTCGAGAACGCCGGCCTGTCACCGTACCAAGCGGCAGTGTACGTCGCGCTCCTCGATCTACGGACCGCGACGGCGACCGAGATCGCCAACGAGAGCGACATCCCGACGCCGCGCGTGTACGACGTGATCGACGCCTTGGCCGAGCGCGGATACGTCGAGAAATACGAGCAGGGGACGATCAAAGTGCGGGCACACAGCCCCGCGAAGGTACTCGAGGACCTCGAAAGCAGGATCGATCAGTTGGAATCGGCGACCGCCGAAATAGAGGATCGGTGGGAACAGCCGCCGCTCGAAAAGTCCACCGCCAGCATCGTGAAGCAGTTCCAGACGGTTCTCGACCGCGCGCGGCTGTTCATCGAACAGGCGGAAACCCGCGTGTACGTCTCCGTGACGGCCGAGCAACTCGAGAAGCTTCGCGACCCCCTCGAGCGGGCTCACGAGCGCGGCGTCGCCGTGTACATTCTCGTCAACACGGATTCGACCCAAGACCGGCCGACGGTCGACTCGATAGCCGGGATCTGTCGAGAGGCGCGATACCGCGGCCTCCCGGCGCCGTTCGTCGCGTCCGTCGACCGCCAGAGCGCCTGCTTCTCACACCATCCGGACGCGGTCAACCAGACCGGGGTCCTCGTCAACGACGAGGAGTACACCTTCGTCTTCCACTGGTTCTTCATGACGTGTCTCTGGGAACACGGGACGCCGATATACTCGGAGGGGCAGGAAACGCTCCCCATCGAGTACGTCGACATCCGTCAGTTGGTGCGCGAAGCGCGGCCCCTCTTCGAGTCGGAGGCGACCGTGACCGTCCGCGTCGAGGGGACCGACGTCTCCACCGGCGAACCGCGGACGATCGCGGGGACAGTCGAAGAGGTCCAGTCGCACGTGGGCGACAGGGAGTCGGACACGCAGGTCGCCGGACAGGTACTGATGGTCGTCGACACCGGCACCGACCGGGTCAGCGTCGGCGGCTGGAACGCCGTGGTCGAGGACGTCGAGGCGACGCGGATCGTCATCACCGACGTCGCGGACGTCGACGAGTACCCGTCGCTGCGGGCGGGGACGGAACCGGCCAAGTGA
- a CDS encoding type II glyceraldehyde-3-phosphate dehydrogenase, whose amino-acid sequence MIRVGVNGYGTIGKRVADAVAAQSDMELVGVTKASPDYGVEAAARRGYDLYAAVEDRADEFAAAGVDLAGTLGDLLDAVDVVVDCAPSGIGERNAPVYEAHDTKAIFQGGEDAAVAEASFNARGRFESARGADTARVVSCNTTALSRLLAPLDETYGVEKARVTLVRRGGDPNETDRGPINDVVPDPATVPSHHGPDVNEILPDVTVDTAALKAPVTGMHTHSVNVTLATDPDPAAVRDLLADESRIFLVPEGAGIDGAGALKEYAADAGRPRGDLWENCVWEESISVTGRDLYLFQNVHQEADVVPENVDAIRAMASDVDAAESVARTNETLGVGLDSRLGDGELARAELPADD is encoded by the coding sequence ATGATACGCGTGGGCGTCAACGGGTACGGCACGATCGGGAAGCGGGTCGCGGACGCCGTCGCGGCCCAGTCCGACATGGAGCTCGTCGGCGTGACCAAGGCCTCGCCGGACTACGGCGTCGAGGCGGCGGCCCGCCGCGGCTACGACCTGTACGCGGCCGTCGAGGACCGCGCCGACGAGTTCGCGGCCGCCGGCGTCGACCTCGCCGGGACCCTCGGCGACCTGCTCGACGCCGTCGACGTCGTCGTCGACTGCGCGCCCTCAGGGATCGGCGAGCGCAACGCGCCCGTCTACGAGGCGCACGACACGAAGGCGATCTTCCAGGGCGGCGAGGACGCAGCGGTCGCCGAGGCCTCGTTCAACGCCCGCGGCCGGTTCGAGAGCGCCCGCGGTGCCGATACCGCCCGCGTGGTCTCCTGCAACACGACCGCTCTCTCGCGGCTGCTCGCGCCGCTCGACGAGACCTACGGCGTCGAGAAGGCGCGCGTCACGCTCGTGCGCCGCGGCGGCGATCCGAACGAGACCGACCGGGGCCCGATAAACGACGTCGTCCCGGACCCGGCGACGGTCCCCTCCCACCACGGCCCGGACGTGAACGAGATCCTCCCCGACGTGACCGTCGACACCGCGGCGCTGAAGGCGCCGGTAACCGGGATGCATACCCACAGCGTCAACGTCACCTTGGCGACCGACCCCGACCCGGCGGCCGTCCGCGACCTGCTCGCCGACGAGAGCCGGATCTTCCTCGTCCCCGAGGGCGCCGGCATCGACGGGGCCGGCGCGCTGAAGGAGTACGCCGCCGACGCGGGGCGCCCGCGCGGCGACCTCTGGGAGAACTGCGTCTGGGAGGAGTCGATAAGCGTGACCGGCCGGGACCTGTACCTCTTCCAGAACGTCCACCAGGAGGCCGACGTGGTCCCCGAGAACGTGGACGCGATCCGCGCGATGGCGAGCGACGTCGACGCGGCCGAGTCGGTCGCGCGCACGAACGAGACGCTCGGCGTCGGCCTCGACAGCCGGCTCGGGGACGGCGAACTGGCCCGCGCGGAGCTGCCGGCCGACGACTGA
- a CDS encoding aminopeptidase: MAADLSDAAATAVEQCLNVAPDESVVVVTDDEREPIGEALYAAASAVTDDATVLRYPPAEQHGTEPPAPVAAAMREADVFLAPTTKSLSHTRARGAACEAGARGATLPGITEDVFTTGLDADYAAIDAACDDVLAQVDSADEVRVTAPAGTDIAFGIGDREWLADTGMVREPGDFSNLPAGEVFVAPETATGTFVVDGTMMPHGLLDEGQTLSFEVEDGVVTEIGDDEIQADVEAAAEEVGDAAYNLAELGIGTNGGVEELVGSVLLDEKAGGTVHIAIGDNAGIGGETDAPLHLDGIIRNPTVHADGEPVDLPSA, encoded by the coding sequence ATGGCAGCCGACCTCTCCGACGCCGCGGCGACCGCGGTCGAACAGTGTCTGAACGTCGCCCCCGACGAGTCGGTCGTCGTGGTCACCGACGACGAGCGCGAGCCGATCGGCGAGGCGCTCTACGCGGCCGCGAGCGCCGTCACCGACGACGCGACGGTCCTGCGGTACCCGCCGGCCGAACAGCACGGGACGGAGCCGCCGGCGCCGGTCGCGGCCGCGATGCGGGAGGCGGACGTCTTCCTCGCGCCGACGACGAAGAGCCTGAGTCACACCCGCGCACGCGGCGCGGCCTGCGAGGCCGGCGCGCGCGGCGCGACGCTCCCGGGGATCACGGAGGACGTGTTCACGACCGGGCTCGACGCAGACTACGCCGCCATCGACGCCGCCTGTGACGACGTGCTCGCGCAGGTCGACAGCGCCGACGAGGTCCGGGTCACCGCCCCCGCCGGCACCGACATCGCCTTCGGGATCGGCGACCGCGAGTGGCTCGCCGACACCGGGATGGTCCGCGAGCCGGGCGACTTCTCGAACCTGCCCGCGGGCGAGGTGTTCGTCGCCCCCGAGACCGCGACCGGGACCTTCGTCGTCGACGGGACGATGATGCCTCACGGCCTGCTCGACGAGGGGCAGACCCTCTCGTTCGAGGTCGAGGACGGGGTCGTGACCGAGATCGGCGACGACGAGATCCAGGCCGACGTGGAGGCGGCCGCCGAGGAGGTCGGCGACGCCGCCTACAACCTCGCGGAGCTCGGCATCGGGACCAACGGCGGCGTCGAGGAACTGGTCGGCTCGGTCCTCTTAGACGAGAAGGCGGGCGGGACCGTTCACATCGCGATCGGCGATAACGCCGGGATCGGCGGCGAGACCGACGCCCCGCTCCATCTCGACGGCATCATCCGGAACCCGACCGTCCACGCGGACGGCGAACCGGTCGACCTCCCGAGCGCGTAG
- a CDS encoding cation-translocating P-type ATPase — MSDNCDLCGREIQSATFEAAGERSFCSSGCHDVYATLGAADSSDGARTATASEVDPGDDPASSDGDRSRTFLRIDGMYSATCEAYLESVAEEQAGVTGAEASYVTETIRVVHDPDTASKESLRDALSTLGYTAYLREDASSDASEAGGATRRAREMGGIRKRRDDQLLGMRYSVGFLFGAFLLVPYVAILYPAHLASIFDLQALAIFEGAFQLTSQGAFVFLRLYFVMTGIILVFTGLPVLRGAYISLKMWRPNTDLLVAITAVSAYAYSTAAVVLGRNDIFYDLAIVVTAAVTAVAFYESRIKQRALDRLTELTISQVERARTYSAGETAEVRVEDLNPGDVVLVRRGERVPVDGELVEDGCTIDEAIVTGESLPVPKRAGDEVIGGSIVTDGAALVRVGPDVTSSIDRITTAVWDLQSATHGVQRHADRLATYAVLLVVGVAIAVGGTGVVAFGMAVSNGALLALLILLAGSPWGLGLATPLSVAKSLSSALDRGMIIFDETVFERLRDVDTVVFDKTGTLTTGEMEVIEADAPAELLDAVAALEQRASHPAANAITAAFADESMTDGGVDDRSNAAGDDDEANGTGRVREFTNHRSGIEGTIDGSRYLVGNHDLFTERGWTVNDDIRSQVTEARCFGQLPVIVGRDGAAEGLIVVGDESRNGWDDTVSRLGARDMDVVVLTGDDEEATDLFKQHEDVTYVFASVPPEGKTATIRRLKSDGQVAMVGDGTNDAPALAAADLGISLGGGTALAADAADVAIVDDDIRSVETAFDLAGAARRRVKQNNLLAFAYNGIALAALAAGFFTPVSAAVAVIAGGGLVAANARRALLG, encoded by the coding sequence ATGTCCGATAACTGTGACCTCTGCGGTCGAGAGATCCAGTCCGCCACGTTCGAGGCCGCCGGCGAGCGGTCGTTCTGTTCGAGCGGCTGTCACGACGTGTACGCGACGCTCGGAGCCGCCGACTCCTCCGACGGCGCCCGGACCGCAACCGCAAGCGAAGTCGACCCGGGAGACGACCCCGCCTCTTCTGACGGGGACCGTTCCCGGACGTTCCTTCGGATCGACGGGATGTACTCCGCGACGTGCGAGGCGTATCTCGAATCGGTCGCCGAGGAGCAGGCGGGAGTGACCGGTGCCGAGGCGAGTTACGTCACGGAGACGATCCGAGTCGTGCACGACCCGGACACCGCTTCGAAGGAGTCGTTGCGTGACGCGTTGAGCACGTTGGGGTACACGGCGTACCTCCGTGAAGACGCCTCCTCAGACGCGAGCGAGGCCGGCGGCGCGACGCGTCGGGCACGGGAGATGGGCGGGATTCGAAAGCGTCGAGACGACCAGCTCCTGGGTATGCGATACTCGGTCGGGTTCCTCTTCGGCGCGTTCCTGCTGGTCCCGTACGTTGCGATCCTCTATCCGGCGCACCTCGCGTCGATTTTCGACTTACAAGCGCTCGCGATATTCGAGGGCGCGTTTCAGTTGACCAGCCAGGGGGCGTTCGTGTTCCTCCGTCTGTATTTCGTGATGACCGGGATCATCCTCGTCTTCACCGGCCTCCCGGTGTTGCGCGGCGCGTATATCAGTCTCAAGATGTGGCGCCCGAACACCGACCTGCTGGTCGCGATCACCGCGGTCAGCGCGTACGCTTACAGCACGGCCGCCGTCGTCCTCGGACGAAACGACATTTTCTACGACCTCGCGATCGTCGTCACGGCCGCGGTCACGGCGGTGGCGTTCTACGAGTCGAGGATCAAGCAGCGCGCGCTCGATCGACTCACCGAACTCACGATATCGCAGGTCGAGCGCGCGCGAACGTACAGTGCCGGTGAGACTGCGGAGGTTCGCGTGGAGGACCTCAACCCGGGAGACGTGGTGCTCGTTCGACGGGGCGAACGGGTCCCCGTCGACGGCGAACTGGTCGAAGACGGCTGTACGATCGACGAAGCGATCGTGACCGGCGAGTCGCTTCCGGTGCCGAAACGCGCCGGCGACGAGGTTATCGGGGGGTCGATCGTCACGGACGGCGCCGCCCTCGTCCGCGTCGGTCCCGACGTGACGAGCAGCATCGATCGGATAACGACCGCCGTCTGGGACCTCCAGAGCGCGACGCACGGCGTCCAGCGTCACGCCGACCGACTCGCGACGTACGCTGTTCTTCTCGTCGTCGGGGTCGCCATCGCGGTCGGCGGTACCGGTGTCGTCGCGTTCGGCATGGCCGTCTCGAACGGGGCCCTCCTCGCACTGTTGATCCTTCTCGCCGGTTCGCCGTGGGGTCTCGGGCTCGCGACGCCGCTCTCGGTCGCGAAGAGCCTGTCCAGCGCGCTCGACCGAGGGATGATCATCTTCGACGAGACGGTGTTCGAACGGCTCCGAGACGTCGACACAGTCGTCTTCGACAAGACGGGGACCCTCACGACGGGGGAGATGGAAGTGATCGAAGCCGATGCTCCCGCGGAACTCCTCGACGCCGTCGCGGCGCTTGAGCAGCGAGCGTCACACCCGGCCGCGAACGCGATCACGGCGGCGTTCGCAGACGAGAGCATGACCGATGGAGGCGTCGACGACCGATCGAACGCAGCCGGAGACGACGACGAGGCGAACGGTACCGGTCGGGTACGCGAGTTCACGAACCATCGGTCCGGTATCGAGGGAACGATCGACGGGAGTCGGTATCTCGTCGGAAATCACGACCTCTTCACGGAACGGGGTTGGACCGTGAACGACGACATCAGGTCACAGGTCACCGAGGCTCGGTGCTTCGGTCAACTCCCGGTGATCGTCGGCCGCGACGGGGCGGCAGAGGGGCTGATCGTCGTGGGAGACGAGTCGCGGAACGGCTGGGACGACACGGTCTCTCGCCTCGGTGCGCGAGACATGGACGTCGTCGTCCTAACCGGAGACGACGAGGAAGCGACGGACCTCTTTAAGCAACACGAGGACGTGACCTACGTTTTCGCCTCGGTTCCGCCAGAGGGAAAGACGGCGACGATCCGGCGGCTCAAATCGGACGGGCAGGTCGCGATGGTCGGGGACGGAACCAACGACGCCCCGGCCCTCGCGGCCGCCGACCTGGGTATCTCGCTGGGCGGCGGGACGGCATTAGCCGCCGACGCGGCCGACGTCGCGATCGTCGACGACGACATCCGCTCCGTCGAAACCGCTTTCGACCTCGCGGGTGCGGCTCGCCGGCGCGTGAAACAGAACAATCTCCTTGCGTTCGCTTACAACGGAATCGCTCTCGCGGCGTTAGCCGCCGGGTTCTTCACCCCGGTTTCGGCGGCGGTGGCGGTTATTGCCGGCGGCGGGCTGGTCGCCGCGAACGCTCGACGGGCGTTGCTCGGGTAA
- a CDS encoding HU family DNA-binding protein: protein MTKNQLSRRTVLRNGAVLSTTFGLALAVTPGQVAAMNKAELIEQMASEAGLSKDEATAAVNGFIHATTKGLENGDSVALSGFGAFRPLKRSKRGRDNGSADSSSVGFDACPEFAAGLDLIPGEGDERGARAGSRCRNADVLIDAERLAGETRDGRERGLSTADAERAIEGFTVAAMKALKRGDRLSLVGFGSFSISKRSARTGRNPQTGKEIQIAAKNVVKFKAGAELSKAVN, encoded by the coding sequence ATGACCAAAAACCAGCTCTCGCGACGAACCGTGCTCCGGAACGGCGCCGTCCTCTCGACGACGTTCGGATTGGCCCTGGCGGTGACCCCAGGGCAGGTAGCGGCGATGAACAAGGCGGAGCTGATCGAGCAGATGGCGAGCGAAGCCGGTCTGTCGAAGGACGAGGCGACGGCGGCGGTCAACGGGTTCATCCACGCGACGACGAAGGGGCTGGAGAACGGCGACAGCGTCGCGCTGAGCGGGTTCGGGGCGTTCCGCCCTCTGAAGCGTTCGAAGCGGGGGCGCGACAACGGGTCGGCGGACAGCTCATCCGTCGGCTTCGACGCGTGTCCGGAGTTCGCCGCGGGACTCGACCTGATCCCCGGCGAGGGTGACGAGCGGGGCGCCCGCGCCGGGTCCCGGTGTCGCAACGCGGACGTCTTGATCGACGCCGAGCGCCTCGCCGGCGAGACGCGAGACGGGCGGGAGCGCGGACTGTCTACGGCCGACGCGGAACGGGCGATAGAGGGTTTCACCGTCGCGGCGATGAAGGCGCTGAAGAGGGGCGACAGGCTGTCGCTCGTCGGCTTCGGCTCGTTCAGTATCTCGAAGCGCTCCGCGCGCACGGGCCGCAACCCTCAGACCGGCAAGGAGATACAGATCGCCGCCAAAAACGTCGTGAAGTTCAAGGCTGGCGCCGAGCTCTCCAAGGCAGTCAACTAG
- a CDS encoding nucleoside recognition protein, with amino-acid sequence MQSVAADLATLLADVVPRLARITAFIAGGVFAANVAVAFGLVRYVAGIAGWLTRPANLPDEVGTAILTTAASTTAGYATLAEYREAGLLDDRATLVAVVMNTFFGFVQHVFTYYVPVLIPILGVTTGAVYVGARAGIALLITVTGVIAGGLLLSESNVDRSALADVDATGPEADDRTDRERVRDAAEKSWGTLRRIVPRLAVVYTLVIWLVTTYDVAALTSVAEPITGVLGLPGEAVPVIAVFTLDTTAGAATLAGTEVGTFTTRTAVASLLIGSILSFAVSTFRRSIPFQYGIWGASFGTKVIAVNTGLKLVFISATVAVLLAPVW; translated from the coding sequence GTGCAATCGGTCGCCGCCGACCTCGCGACGCTGCTCGCGGACGTGGTCCCCCGACTCGCCCGGATCACGGCGTTCATCGCGGGCGGGGTCTTCGCCGCCAACGTCGCCGTCGCGTTCGGGTTAGTCCGGTACGTCGCGGGGATCGCGGGGTGGCTCACGCGCCCGGCGAACCTCCCGGACGAGGTCGGCACGGCGATCCTCACGACCGCGGCGTCGACGACCGCGGGCTACGCCACCTTGGCGGAGTACCGCGAGGCGGGCCTGCTCGACGACCGGGCGACGCTCGTCGCCGTGGTGATGAACACGTTCTTCGGCTTCGTCCAGCACGTGTTCACCTACTACGTCCCGGTGTTGATCCCGATCCTCGGGGTCACGACGGGCGCCGTCTACGTCGGCGCGCGCGCCGGTATCGCCCTTCTCATCACCGTCACCGGCGTGATCGCGGGCGGACTCCTCCTCTCCGAGTCGAACGTCGACCGCTCCGCGCTCGCCGACGTCGACGCGACCGGACCCGAGGCCGACGACCGCACCGACCGCGAGCGCGTCCGCGACGCCGCCGAGAAGTCGTGGGGTACCCTCCGACGGATCGTTCCGCGGCTCGCGGTCGTGTACACGCTCGTCATCTGGCTCGTCACGACGTACGACGTGGCCGCGCTGACGAGCGTCGCCGAACCGATCACGGGCGTGCTCGGGCTGCCGGGCGAGGCGGTGCCAGTCATCGCGGTGTTCACGCTCGATACGACCGCGGGCGCGGCGACGCTGGCCGGGACCGAGGTCGGGACCTTCACCACCCGCACCGCGGTCGCGTCGCTGCTCATCGGGAGCATCCTCTCGTTCGCCGTCTCGACGTTCCGGCGCTCGATCCCCTTCCAGTACGGGATCTGGGGCGCCTCGTTCGGCACGAAGGTGATCGCCGTCAACACCGGCCTGAAGCTGGTCTTCATCTCTGCGACGGTCGCGGTGCTGCTCGCGCCGGTATGGTGA